From Echinicola jeungdonensis, the proteins below share one genomic window:
- a CDS encoding O-antigen ligase family protein, with protein sequence MLFAIVVIGVTVLLSITVRKIVFEGKWEWVIYFMALYLPFYTTSLSIVYQATGSPILVNVFKVLKEFVVFLGIISFIFYQKNIFDYPFRFHWVDKLFLMFYGLCLVFLILPIGEAGFISKLVYMKNILMMGLLYFFGRNTRFNPNEFRQFFNIIMGIAVAAFGLSILEKIMGLHFQQITGYADYNLAINDIEPSGNYGLSWTFETQTMGMRLASFFSTPLEMASACLLGFSVGLIGYLTSRREQSFIFILVMLAATGSLVFAASRSSFVSFFVMLFFIALIFRLYGLIKLGVSLLTIFVIYVVFIAPKEFYYFVIDTLTFQNSSSIGHVIAWLEAINQIIIAPWGTGLAMSGNMSSVTDELRIGGENQFLVFGVQLGVLGMILYILILGLGIKTAIKVFRRTKNTHAARIAFLAGTVKVGLLLPLFTSNAEIYAYVSWLTWWMIGFSVREYHQIQLAETDPPNSMVLQH encoded by the coding sequence GTTTTTGAAGGGAAATGGGAATGGGTGATTTATTTTATGGCCCTTTACCTGCCTTTTTATACCACTTCGCTGAGCATTGTCTATCAGGCAACAGGTTCGCCAATCCTTGTCAATGTCTTTAAAGTGTTGAAAGAGTTTGTGGTTTTTTTGGGAATCATTTCATTTATTTTTTATCAAAAAAATATTTTTGATTATCCTTTTAGGTTTCATTGGGTGGACAAACTTTTCTTAATGTTTTATGGACTTTGTCTGGTGTTTTTGATTTTGCCTATCGGGGAGGCAGGTTTTATTAGCAAGCTGGTATATATGAAAAATATTCTAATGATGGGCTTGTTGTATTTTTTTGGAAGAAACACCCGGTTTAATCCGAATGAGTTTAGGCAATTTTTCAACATAATAATGGGAATTGCGGTGGCTGCATTTGGCTTAAGCATCCTGGAAAAAATTATGGGTTTGCATTTTCAGCAAATCACTGGTTATGCTGATTACAACCTTGCAATAAATGATATTGAACCTTCAGGGAATTATGGACTATCCTGGACTTTTGAAACCCAAACCATGGGTATGCGTTTAGCATCTTTTTTCTCAACCCCACTTGAAATGGCTAGTGCATGTCTTTTGGGGTTTTCAGTTGGTTTAATAGGATATTTGACCTCCCGAAGGGAACAATCATTTATTTTTATTCTCGTAATGTTAGCTGCTACAGGCAGTTTAGTTTTTGCAGCTTCCCGGTCATCATTTGTTTCTTTTTTTGTAATGCTGTTCTTTATTGCGTTAATTTTTAGGCTCTACGGATTGATCAAATTGGGGGTGAGCTTGTTAACTATCTTTGTGATTTATGTTGTTTTTATTGCCCCGAAAGAATTTTATTATTTTGTTATTGACACCCTTACTTTCCAAAACTCCTCAAGTATAGGTCATGTGATTGCTTGGTTGGAAGCCATAAATCAAATAATCATTGCTCCTTGGGGGACTGGATTGGCCATGAGTGGTAATATGAGTAGTGTAACTGATGAACTCAGGATAGGAGGAGAAAATCAATTTTTGGTCTTTGGGGTGCAATTAGGGGTTCTGGGGATGATATTATATATTCTCATATTAGGATTAGGGATCAAAACGGCAATTAAAGTTTTTCGTAGAACAAAAAATACCCATGCAGCTAGAATAGCATTTTTGGCAGGCACTGTAAAGGTGGGTTTATTACTCCCGCTTTTTACATCTAATGCCGAGATTTACGCCTATGTTTCCTGGTTGACCTGGTGGATGATTGGTTTTAGTGTCCGGGAATATCATCAAATTCAGCTAGCAGAAACCGATCCTCCTAATTCAATGGTCCTTCAGCATTAA
- the cysC gene encoding adenylyl-sulfate kinase: MSKNQVNNVFHQDFKIKPIDRQKRLNQKPLLIWFTGLSGSGKSTLANGTEQRLFQNGYHTFLLDGDNIRKGLNKDLGFEKEDRNENLRRIAEVAKLMMEAGLIVVAAFISPYRKEREMIKELVGEDRFLEIFVDCPLEECEERDVKGLYQKARKGLIKNFTGIDAPYEAPQKPFLQLPTSDWSKEECLDKIIGSIKEKITWIA; this comes from the coding sequence ATGAGCAAAAATCAAGTAAATAACGTTTTTCATCAGGATTTTAAAATTAAACCCATAGACCGGCAAAAAAGGTTGAACCAAAAACCTTTGTTGATATGGTTCACCGGATTATCCGGATCCGGAAAGTCCACCCTTGCCAATGGAACAGAACAGCGGCTTTTCCAAAATGGTTACCATACTTTCCTTTTGGATGGGGACAATATCCGAAAGGGACTCAATAAAGACCTTGGTTTTGAAAAGGAAGATAGGAACGAAAACCTAAGGAGAATTGCTGAAGTGGCCAAGCTAATGATGGAAGCAGGACTGATAGTGGTGGCTGCTTTTATTTCACCCTACCGGAAAGAAAGGGAAATGATCAAAGAGTTGGTTGGTGAGGATAGGTTCCTGGAGATATTTGTGGATTGTCCATTGGAGGAATGTGAGGAAAGGGATGTCAAAGGCCTGTATCAAAAAGCCAGAAAAGGCCTGATCAAGAATTTTACCGGAATCGATGCACCCTATGAAGCACCACAAAAACCATTTTTGCAGCTTCCCACTTCCGATTGGTCCAAAGAAGAATGCCTGGATAAAATTATAGGTTCCATCAAAGAAAAAATCACTTGGATAGCTTAA
- a CDS encoding sulfotransferase family protein: MEKMIPNLFIIGAAKCGTTSLHEYLAQHPEIFMARVKEPHFFAQVENTLYDYKEEFSPEKEYHTWVIKEKDEYLNLFRDGQKSKYKGESSPSYLWDPEAARKIYDFNPQAKLIVLLRDPIKRAFSHYQMDVHAGYQEKRNFYDALKEDFEMPDSQKGWNKSHLYMELGLYHQQLERFRELFSKEQIMVIRFEDFIQDIENGLKNIFEFLEVDNRRLTDIDFGKKHNQTQSPKYVFISKLKDNKVIQKMIGLIPEGLKNKIKKSTYQDGYRKDLVLDEKGWEYLIQFYQDDLKQLKKDWGISFNLNI, from the coding sequence ATGGAAAAAATGATTCCAAACCTTTTTATAATAGGTGCTGCAAAATGCGGTACCACTTCTTTACATGAATACCTTGCCCAACATCCGGAAATATTTATGGCAAGGGTCAAAGAACCCCATTTTTTTGCCCAGGTAGAAAATACCCTATATGATTATAAGGAGGAATTTTCACCTGAAAAAGAATATCATACCTGGGTGATTAAGGAAAAAGACGAGTACCTCAACCTGTTTAGGGATGGTCAAAAAAGTAAATACAAAGGGGAATCCAGCCCTTCTTATTTATGGGACCCGGAGGCTGCCCGGAAGATTTATGACTTCAATCCCCAGGCTAAGCTTATTGTCTTGCTTAGGGATCCTATAAAGCGGGCATTTTCCCATTATCAAATGGATGTGCATGCCGGTTACCAGGAAAAAAGGAACTTTTATGATGCTTTAAAAGAAGATTTTGAAATGCCAGACTCCCAAAAGGGTTGGAATAAAAGCCATTTGTATATGGAACTTGGACTTTATCATCAGCAATTGGAAAGGTTTCGAGAATTATTTTCAAAGGAACAAATTATGGTTATCCGCTTTGAGGATTTTATTCAGGATATAGAAAATGGGCTGAAAAATATTTTTGAGTTCCTGGAAGTGGATAATAGGAGGTTGACTGATATTGATTTTGGAAAAAAGCACAATCAAACTCAATCTCCAAAATATGTTTTCATATCCAAATTAAAGGATAATAAAGTAATACAAAAAATGATTGGGTTGATTCCGGAAGGGCTTAAGAATAAAATCAAGAAAAGTACTTATCAGGATGGGTATAGAAAAGATCTTGTTTTGGATGAGAAGGGCTGGGAATATTTAATCCAGTTTTATCAGGATGATTTAAAGCAATTAAAAAAGGATTGGGGTATTTCCTTTAACCTTAATATTTAA
- a CDS encoding glycosyltransferase family 4 protein, producing MSIKKIRIAIDTRDLFLAKTGTRTVLEEVINGFKKDHEVEVVEIRPKAFSPPRTKIEKAVEHIRFFWWKEVQLPLSVKKNQCDVLICNDYVVPYFLPKGIKAFPIFHGCNIWELPQHYNKYWRFFFTKMAVLAAKRAKAIFTVSEFSKERLIALFNFAPSKVKVIPLGPKRSLLSPKPLVNIENYGIKEGEKFLLHVGVMEKRKNLVKLIEAFSKIIDRNLKLVLVGQRPPKIFSDDYKNIVSTISRLNLNDKVILTGYVTDEELFTLYSRASAYVFPSLYEGFGIPVIEAYHFSLPVAASNRGALPEVIGNGGLLFDPNDVDDIADKLKRISNLSELETDKFQIGQKEKIRGFQWEKTINEIKKNIG from the coding sequence ATGTCAATTAAAAAAATTAGAATAGCCATTGATACCCGCGATCTTTTTCTGGCCAAGACAGGAACACGGACTGTACTGGAAGAAGTCATTAATGGTTTTAAGAAAGACCATGAAGTGGAAGTGGTAGAAATAAGACCCAAAGCTTTTTCACCCCCAAGAACTAAAATTGAAAAAGCGGTAGAACATATTCGCTTTTTTTGGTGGAAAGAAGTCCAACTTCCCTTAAGTGTTAAGAAAAATCAATGTGATGTTTTAATTTGCAATGATTATGTGGTTCCCTATTTTTTGCCAAAAGGTATTAAGGCTTTCCCAATTTTTCACGGCTGTAATATTTGGGAGCTACCTCAACATTATAATAAATATTGGCGGTTTTTTTTCACGAAAATGGCTGTTCTCGCAGCAAAAAGAGCAAAAGCCATATTTACAGTTTCAGAATTTTCAAAGGAAAGATTAATAGCTTTATTTAATTTTGCTCCATCAAAAGTCAAAGTTATACCCTTAGGGCCGAAAAGGTCTCTCCTTTCACCTAAGCCATTGGTTAATATAGAAAATTATGGAATAAAGGAAGGGGAAAAATTTTTGCTTCATGTGGGTGTGATGGAAAAAAGAAAAAATCTGGTAAAACTCATAGAAGCATTTTCCAAGATCATAGATCGAAATCTTAAATTAGTTCTTGTTGGTCAGCGACCGCCTAAAATTTTTTCGGACGATTATAAGAACATAGTTAGCACTATTTCTAGGTTAAACCTCAATGATAAGGTTATTTTAACGGGATATGTAACTGATGAGGAACTTTTCACTTTGTATAGTAGAGCAAGTGCATATGTATTCCCTTCATTGTACGAGGGATTTGGCATACCAGTAATAGAAGCCTATCACTTTTCATTACCAGTAGCTGCTTCAAATAGGGGGGCTTTGCCTGAAGTAATAGGAAATGGAGGTTTACTCTTTGACCCTAATGATGTTGATGATATTGCCGATAAATTAAAAAGAATTTCAAACTTGAGTGAATTGGAAACTGATAAGTTTCAAATTGGTCAGAAAGAAAAGATAAGAGGTTTTCAGTGGGAGAAAACTATTAATGAGATTAAGAAAAATATTGGATAA
- a CDS encoding M57 family metalloprotease — protein sequence MERNGFENAEVQLHRDGYLIDGCIFISEENLIERFEAVNNTPKKGGENLQTTVNNLVNYTTSTPRTVTFKFHSSVPLSTSEIFWRDAIREAMIEWSNVKNFALTFEETLSSNPEITFYGANLGGAVAEASWPSSGDPGSRITVNTSYNTTFSLNQLKFVMAHEIGHTLGFRHTNWEQDGESINNPATGMYGANLVSGTWNDDPYSIMNSGKYYPYVPTWNGFGFLDILAFRTIYPLDGNQKPFYVYRRLTNKGYYWTNDWSEYGNYTYESSTSTGYEYIGYNGFIYDTQISGTVPIYLYYSPGSDWYYKSKDPTIDTAFPGWNKIKIIGYAFASGGTGRQPVYEFYNPSKGFFFTLNSDNNLTSGPNWSNSGVAFYVNSIE from the coding sequence TTGGAAAGAAATGGATTTGAAAATGCCGAAGTTCAATTACACAGGGACGGATATTTAATTGATGGTTGTATCTTTATTTCCGAGGAAAACTTGATAGAACGTTTTGAAGCTGTAAACAACACTCCCAAAAAGGGGGGAGAAAATTTACAAACAACAGTAAATAACCTCGTAAATTACACAACTAGTACTCCACGGACTGTTACTTTCAAATTTCATAGCTCAGTTCCATTATCTACATCTGAAATCTTTTGGAGAGATGCTATCAGGGAAGCAATGATAGAATGGAGCAATGTCAAAAACTTTGCACTTACGTTTGAGGAAACTCTAAGTTCTAACCCCGAAATAACATTTTATGGGGCCAATTTAGGAGGAGCAGTAGCTGAAGCCTCTTGGCCTAGTTCTGGGGATCCTGGATCTAGAATTACAGTCAATACAAGCTACAACACAACATTCTCTTTGAATCAATTAAAATTTGTAATGGCTCACGAAATCGGCCATACGTTAGGATTCAGGCATACCAATTGGGAACAAGATGGAGAGTCTATTAATAATCCGGCAACCGGAATGTATGGTGCTAACCTCGTGTCTGGAACATGGAATGACGATCCCTATTCAATAATGAATTCAGGAAAATATTATCCATATGTTCCCACTTGGAATGGTTTTGGTTTTTTAGACATCCTCGCATTTAGAACGATATATCCACTAGACGGAAACCAAAAACCATTTTATGTTTACAGGAGGTTGACTAACAAAGGATATTATTGGACAAATGATTGGTCTGAATATGGTAATTATACTTATGAAAGTTCAACTTCAACTGGATATGAATACATAGGTTACAATGGTTTTATTTATGATACACAAATCTCTGGTACAGTTCCTATTTATTTATACTATAGCCCTGGATCGGATTGGTATTACAAAAGCAAAGACCCAACTATTGATACTGCTTTTCCAGGGTGGAATAAAATAAAAATCATTGGTTATGCATTTGCCTCAGGGGGAACTGGAAGGCAACCGGTCTATGAATTTTACAACCCGTCTAAAGGATTCTTTTTTACATTAAATTCGGACAATAATTTAACTTCTGGCCCAAATTGGTCAAATAGTGGAGTTGCTTTCTATGTTAATTCCATAGAATAA
- a CDS encoding glycosyltransferase family 4 protein — MINSILVLHSSSDLYGASRSLIRSVVGLKKNGFQPIVVLSSEGSLSKAIRKEGIMVKIIKLGIIRRKYFHLFGLFNRAKYLYRAYKQLNRIVDEEKIKIVYSNTTAVWVGAFVAKSKKLLHIWHVREIIESPSWFKKFIQNLLQKTGDLVLCVSKATANNYAEKVDANKLRVIYNGIDYKPFLEAKYNLKEEIGISQDTVLIGMIARVHFWKGQTYFLDVAKHLVNRHKHIHFIMVGDAFSGYEYLYDEIKEKVRSNGLEEKVTDLGYRTDIPEIMGGLDIFMLPSILPDPLPTTVLEAMATGKPVVATRHGGATEMVLEGKTGYLVPWNNPKVAAKAFDELIEKEELRKEFGKTGQERVIQHFSIDSYIQNLGEIFRSISHSNLIND, encoded by the coding sequence ATGATAAATTCCATTTTAGTCCTTCACAGCTCTTCAGACCTGTATGGAGCCAGTAGAAGTTTAATAAGGTCGGTAGTAGGGTTAAAGAAAAATGGTTTTCAACCCATTGTAGTTTTATCTTCTGAGGGGTCATTGTCGAAGGCTATCCGAAAAGAAGGAATTATGGTCAAAATCATCAAATTAGGAATAATAAGGCGAAAATATTTTCATCTATTCGGGCTGTTTAATAGAGCCAAGTATTTGTATCGTGCATATAAACAGTTAAATAGAATCGTTGATGAGGAAAAGATTAAGATAGTATATTCTAATACCACTGCAGTTTGGGTGGGAGCATTTGTAGCAAAAAGTAAAAAGCTACTTCACATTTGGCATGTCCGGGAAATAATAGAAAGTCCCAGTTGGTTCAAGAAATTTATTCAAAATCTTCTTCAAAAAACGGGGGATTTGGTGCTTTGCGTTTCAAAAGCAACAGCAAATAATTATGCTGAAAAAGTGGATGCTAATAAATTGAGAGTAATTTACAACGGTATAGATTACAAACCTTTTCTGGAAGCAAAATACAATCTCAAAGAGGAAATTGGAATTTCTCAGGATACCGTCCTAATTGGCATGATAGCTAGGGTGCATTTCTGGAAAGGTCAAACCTACTTTTTAGATGTAGCAAAACACTTAGTCAACCGTCATAAGCATATCCATTTTATTATGGTTGGAGATGCGTTTTCTGGCTATGAATATTTATATGATGAGATAAAAGAAAAGGTCAGATCGAATGGCTTAGAAGAAAAAGTGACGGATTTAGGTTACCGGACTGATATTCCTGAAATCATGGGTGGCCTGGATATCTTTATGCTTCCCTCCATTTTGCCAGACCCATTACCCACTACTGTTTTGGAAGCTATGGCAACAGGAAAACCCGTTGTGGCTACCCGTCATGGTGGTGCAACAGAAATGGTGTTAGAGGGTAAAACAGGATATCTTGTCCCCTGGAACAATCCTAAGGTAGCTGCCAAAGCTTTTGATGAATTAATTGAAAAGGAAGAGTTAAGAAAGGAATTTGGAAAAACTGGTCAAGAAAGGGTAATTCAGCATTTTTCAATTGATTCATACATCCAAAACCTGGGTGAAATTTTTCGGTCAATTTCCCATTCAAATTTAATAAATGATTAA
- a CDS encoding glycosyltransferase, translating into MIKKNKPLRVAILGTKGYPYVYGGYETMVKELGERLVQKGVELTVYCHKPLFEEKPAEVNGIKLVYIPCIESKSLSQLTHSFFSMIHACLSRADVIFVVNSANGPFGLIAKIFGKPTAINVDGLEWIRPKWKGLGGKYFFWASKMATKLYDQIINDSDEMQKIYQELFQAPSKVIAYGSNPSLRADPNLIDKWKLEKEGYYLIVGRLVPDNNADLILEGFTKSATKRKLVVVGDVPYKDAFAERLKNLPDERLLFTGYVRDPHELAALYQNCYAYFHGHEYGGTNPAMLKALGYSCAILALDTCFNREMLQNGKFGWYFEKNREDVKQIIDKAEQHPEEMKKLRENSPAGLTQKYNWDHVTDQYIAVFEELAKR; encoded by the coding sequence ATGATTAAAAAAAACAAACCACTTCGAGTCGCAATCCTTGGCACCAAAGGTTACCCCTATGTCTATGGGGGCTATGAAACCATGGTGAAGGAATTGGGTGAAAGGTTGGTCCAGAAGGGGGTGGAGTTGACCGTATATTGCCACAAGCCTTTGTTTGAGGAAAAACCTGCTGAGGTAAATGGTATCAAATTGGTCTATATTCCCTGTATTGAATCCAAGTCCCTGAGCCAACTGACCCATTCTTTCTTTTCAATGATCCATGCTTGCCTATCCAGGGCAGATGTGATTTTTGTGGTCAACAGTGCTAATGGGCCATTTGGTTTGATCGCTAAGATCTTTGGAAAACCCACAGCCATTAATGTGGATGGCCTGGAATGGATAAGGCCAAAATGGAAAGGTTTGGGAGGAAAATACTTTTTTTGGGCCTCAAAGATGGCCACCAAACTTTATGATCAGATCATCAATGATTCTGATGAAATGCAGAAAATTTATCAGGAATTGTTTCAAGCTCCCTCCAAGGTCATTGCTTATGGATCTAATCCAAGTTTGAGGGCAGATCCAAATCTGATCGATAAGTGGAAGCTGGAAAAAGAAGGTTATTACCTGATCGTAGGGCGTCTTGTTCCTGACAACAATGCCGATCTTATTTTAGAGGGATTTACTAAATCTGCCACCAAAAGGAAATTGGTGGTGGTGGGTGATGTTCCTTACAAGGACGCCTTTGCTGAAAGGTTAAAAAACCTGCCTGATGAAAGGCTGCTTTTTACCGGTTATGTCCGGGATCCCCATGAGTTGGCTGCTTTATACCAAAACTGTTACGCTTATTTTCATGGCCATGAATATGGCGGTACCAACCCGGCCATGCTAAAGGCCCTTGGCTATAGTTGTGCTATCCTTGCATTGGATACCTGCTTCAACCGGGAAATGCTTCAAAATGGAAAGTTTGGCTGGTATTTTGAGAAAAACAGGGAGGATGTAAAACAAATCATCGACAAGGCGGAACAGCATCCAGAAGAAATGAAAAAACTTAGGGAAAACTCTCCTGCAGGATTGACCCAAAAGTACAACTGGGACCATGTGACCGACCAGTATATAGCGGTCTTTGAGGAGTTGGCAAAGCGATAG
- the feoB gene encoding ferrous iron transport protein B, translated as MSEVITPTLQSTFTVALIGNPNVGKTTIFNRLTGLRQKVGNYPGVTVDKRYGNIKLGEQETTLVDLPGTYSIYPNSEDEVIVHRVLNGLDKENKPDFVLAVVDMSSMERGLFLVTQIMDLGLPMAIVLNMEDTAQEQGIKVKTHELYKSLGVPIIQTNARSNKGIEAIEDLIKQQFFSVPAPFLDTQYLLPEGLSADIQEQFGLENSYQAYQLIRFHEREPLLDQSQKDILKEKVANSTFDIKKAQLEETQQRYKGIQYVLSKVIEKTDIGRKHFTEKLDKVLLNRVGGYAIFLGILLLIFQAVFAWSAMPMDLIDGFFATLSSTVANILPEGVLTGLITEGIIPGIGGVVIFIPQIALLFGFLAILEDTGYMSRVVFLMDRLMRPFGLNGKSVVPLISGIACAIPGIMATRNIGNWKDRLITIMVTPLMSCSARLPVYVILIGLAVPDSYWGPVNMQAIALLGMYLLGIIAVLMTSWILKLILNFKEKSYLMVEMPLYKLPRWKDVLITMYSKSKTFVFAAGKVILTISVILWVLASYGPSSIREQAIAEVPLPEANAPVEVQESYQSQIASAELESSYIGIMGKFIEPAIRPLGYDWKIGIALITSFAAREVFVSTIATLYSVGADVEDELTIQEKLDQQVHPQTGEKVFNIATAFSLIVFYAFAMQCMSTLAVVYRETKGWKWPLIQTAYMTGLAYVSAWVVYQWLS; from the coding sequence ATGTCTGAAGTAATTACACCCACCCTCCAATCTACCTTTACTGTTGCCCTTATTGGAAATCCTAATGTGGGTAAAACAACCATATTCAACCGTTTGACAGGTTTGCGGCAAAAGGTAGGCAATTACCCTGGAGTTACGGTGGATAAAAGATATGGAAATATCAAATTGGGGGAACAGGAAACTACCTTGGTGGATTTGCCAGGGACTTATAGCATTTACCCCAATTCTGAAGATGAGGTAATTGTACACAGGGTGCTCAATGGACTGGACAAAGAAAACAAACCGGATTTTGTCCTGGCAGTAGTTGACATGTCCAGCATGGAAAGGGGGTTATTTTTAGTCACTCAAATCATGGACCTTGGCCTTCCCATGGCAATTGTCTTAAATATGGAAGATACTGCTCAGGAACAGGGCATCAAGGTAAAAACCCATGAACTCTATAAATCCCTTGGGGTACCCATTATCCAAACAAATGCCAGAAGCAATAAAGGCATTGAAGCTATAGAGGATTTGATCAAGCAACAGTTTTTTTCGGTCCCCGCTCCATTTTTGGATACCCAATACCTTTTGCCGGAAGGCTTGTCAGCTGACATACAAGAGCAGTTTGGGCTGGAAAACAGCTATCAGGCTTATCAATTGATACGGTTTCATGAAAGGGAGCCATTGTTGGATCAATCCCAAAAAGATATTCTAAAAGAAAAAGTGGCCAATTCGACCTTTGACATCAAAAAGGCCCAACTGGAAGAAACCCAACAACGTTATAAAGGAATTCAATATGTTTTGTCGAAGGTTATTGAAAAAACAGATATCGGCAGAAAACACTTTACTGAAAAACTAGACAAAGTACTTTTAAATAGAGTGGGAGGTTATGCCATTTTCCTGGGAATCTTATTGTTGATATTTCAGGCAGTATTTGCCTGGTCTGCAATGCCCATGGATTTGATTGATGGCTTCTTTGCGACTCTCAGCTCAACAGTGGCAAATATCCTCCCAGAGGGAGTTTTGACCGGACTAATAACGGAAGGCATCATTCCCGGAATAGGTGGAGTGGTGATTTTCATTCCCCAAATTGCCCTTTTATTTGGCTTCTTGGCCATTTTGGAGGATACGGGCTATATGTCAAGGGTAGTTTTCTTAATGGATCGCCTTATGCGCCCATTTGGATTGAATGGAAAAAGTGTGGTGCCTTTGATTTCCGGTATTGCATGTGCCATTCCTGGAATCATGGCCACAAGAAATATAGGCAACTGGAAAGACCGCTTGATCACCATTATGGTCACCCCACTGATGAGCTGTTCAGCTAGGCTTCCAGTTTATGTGATCCTAATTGGATTGGCCGTACCAGATAGTTATTGGGGGCCAGTTAATATGCAGGCCATTGCTTTGCTGGGCATGTATTTGTTGGGAATAATAGCAGTATTGATGACTTCCTGGATCCTAAAATTGATCCTAAATTTTAAAGAAAAAAGTTATTTGATGGTGGAAATGCCATTGTACAAGCTGCCCAGATGGAAGGATGTGCTGATCACCATGTATTCCAAATCAAAAACCTTTGTTTTTGCTGCAGGAAAGGTAATCCTGACCATTTCTGTTATTCTATGGGTTTTGGCATCTTATGGTCCCTCCAGCATCCGTGAACAAGCCATTGCAGAGGTCCCCCTTCCCGAAGCCAATGCCCCGGTAGAAGTTCAGGAAAGCTATCAAAGCCAAATCGCATCTGCAGAACTGGAGTCTTCATATATTGGGATAATGGGTAAATTTATCGAACCAGCCATTAGGCCTTTGGGATATGATTGGAAAATAGGCATTGCCCTGATCACTTCATTTGCAGCTAGGGAAGTGTTTGTGTCCACCATAGCCACCCTTTACAGTGTAGGTGCTGATGTAGAAGATGAATTGACCATCCAGGAAAAATTAGATCAACAAGTCCACCCGCAAACAGGAGAAAAAGTATTTAACATAGCAACGGCCTTTTCACTTATCGTTTTCTATGCTTTCGCCATGCAGTGTATGAGTACCCTGGCTGTAGTTTACCGGGAAACAAAAGGTTGGAAATGGCCCCTTATTCAAACAGCCTATATGACCGGTTTGGCTTATGTTTCTGCTTGGGTCGTTTATCAGTGGTTGAGTTAG
- a CDS encoding FeoA family protein, with product MRTADQIKKGETAIINRVTPDELTLNLMEMGFLPGKRISLLQKAPLKDPMAFKLENTVIALRKSEAKLIEVIFEK from the coding sequence ATGAGGACGGCAGATCAAATAAAAAAAGGGGAAACAGCCATTATCAATAGGGTAACGCCCGATGAATTGACTTTAAACTTAATGGAAATGGGATTTCTTCCCGGAAAAAGAATTTCCCTATTGCAAAAGGCCCCTTTGAAGGATCCCATGGCTTTTAAACTTGAGAACACGGTAATCGCCCTGAGAAAGTCAGAAGCAAAACTCATTGAAGTGATTTTTGAAAAATAA
- a CDS encoding methyltransferase domain-containing protein has protein sequence MTSRLSRFFAASDQKGSLGMKFRDKRFRFFENAFKENFEGKSPIKILDVGGTEAFWKGKKFIETGDVEIIFLNLKEEPVTQPNITSMAGDATNLSQFGDQSIDLVFSNSVIEHLYTWQNQVKMALEIQRVGKKHFVQTPNKFFFIEPHYAVPFFQFIPKSIRYFLLTKTKISRLQKWESQRAKQYIDEIRLLSHNEVQKLFPSSKIYLEKLMGMNKSFTAHNL, from the coding sequence ATGACTTCCCGACTTTCCCGTTTTTTTGCAGCATCTGACCAAAAAGGATCATTGGGAATGAAGTTCAGGGATAAAAGGTTTCGCTTTTTTGAAAATGCCTTTAAGGAAAATTTTGAAGGTAAGAGCCCTATTAAAATATTGGATGTAGGGGGAACTGAAGCATTTTGGAAAGGGAAAAAATTTATCGAGACGGGTGATGTAGAAATTATTTTCCTCAACTTAAAGGAAGAGCCAGTTACTCAGCCCAATATCACAAGCATGGCCGGGGACGCAACCAACCTTTCTCAATTTGGAGATCAATCCATTGATCTTGTATTTTCCAATTCAGTCATTGAACACCTTTATACCTGGCAAAATCAGGTCAAAATGGCCCTGGAAATCCAAAGGGTAGGGAAAAAACATTTTGTCCAAACTCCAAATAAATTCTTTTTCATAGAGCCTCATTACGCTGTCCCTTTTTTCCAATTTATCCCAAAATCTATCCGTTATTTTTTACTTACAAAAACCAAAATCAGCAGGCTTCAAAAATGGGAATCCCAAAGGGCAAAACAATATATAGATGAAATACGGCTATTGTCCCATAATGAAGTTCAAAAGCTATTTCCCTCAAGCAAAATTTACTTGGAAAAACTCATGGGAATGAATAAATCCTTTACGGCTCATAATTTATAG